Genomic DNA from Perca flavescens isolate YP-PL-M2 chromosome 23, PFLA_1.0, whole genome shotgun sequence:
AATTCCTTTTCTAATAGCTGTGACGGTATTGTTTTCCAGATAAGGTATGGTGACAAGACCGTAACACTCGGACCTCCATCTTTAGTACATCGGGTCCTTACGATACTGCGTTTTCTGCTGATACCCTGTATTATGTCAGGTAAGTACACTAAGTAGGCTTGACTGTTTAAGTGATTTATACTGTGATAAATATATGATGAAGGCTGCATTTATTGCCGCAGTTCGACTCCGGCTGTTTATGTGAAAACCTCAACTTGAATTATTGTAACAATTTTTGATGAGGATTGTGTATGTTCGATGCTGGTGTTCTACCACTTTCAATAGAATCTAGGCACCCCTTAGTGGTAAAAAATTACAAACTGAGAAGCTTTTTCACCCTGACTGATATGTGTAGTACTGGAAAGAGGACTTTAAAGCAGAAAGAGTAGAAACCGTCTTTACTCCATAGCTAATAACGGGAAGCAATGTGACGAGAGTCTGTTTCTGCAAGTAAAGCCAACGGGCTGAGGCAGaaagtcaaaacaaaacaagagttGGAAACGCACAACTAGAACAAGACTAGAGCGAACAGGATATACGTAGATCATCTCACCGTAGATCATCTCACCGAGACAAATGCTCAACATATTGAATATGAATCCAAAATATGCACCTTTGAAACCCATCTAGGTCAAACTTCAGACATttcctttctgctaaagcccaaaacggtctcctaagcccctccccccacaagggagaatgaatgcgtgtgcatgagcagtgattgacatgcagttaaaCACCCCCGGCCCTGactggtgcatctgaacagggagcggtggatttttgacatatgacagaaagttaggtcggttacacactgcctgcgtgacacgcacgtctcaggtgCGGCTCCAGCCGGGCCGAAAACgctgcctgctagaaatagaaccgacgcctatttttcacgcgacacgcaagcgtgttggaagcgtttccaggcaaaatagaataggaaaagatgtttatatgtcatttagacacaaatgcatattaatacatgttgtttgaaagtctctaggttttgacataaatgcagatataaatgttatttaaaaagaaaatcgattttctaatattgcacctgtcaatacagaacgaaatattctgtagcctattttgccgtcaatactgcagacgttgtctttgctgtaatcagatcagtatatatttatgtttaacgtggtatttcattttatcaatgggaaacatccatgcgtccagacaaggctagcagcagcagcaccgcgtcagacacgtttctggtgtgtaaagacatgaaaaatccacgcagctgacacgcaacagaaatgccacgcaaacgccacgcagccagtgtgtaaccagcttttcctactgcaccttttaatcagaagaagaagaaaacattttaactgtaaaaaaaaaaaatatatattaaaaccgTAATTGTGTTTGTCTTTCAGTATTGGTGGCTCTCTGTCTATGGCAAAGGAAGCTCACTGCTAAAACCAACAAGCTGGGACCATCACGCCAAACCTTGTGAATGTTTTGCTACTCCATTTTCAAAATAGACATTACACTTTTTATTCTACCGGGGTAAAATTCAATCTTTGGTCCCAAAATGATGTAGAGGGAAGCAACCTCAAAATGATGTAGTGAGAAGCAACCTTAACTATACAGGGAGTGTAAGAGGACTTCAAGCGCTTTTACAATATCTTATAACCCCTTTAATATTTAACTCAGATGTAGTAGTATTTGGCTTTTACAGTATCTCATAAcctataataattataataataagaagaagaagaagaagaagaagaagaagaaaaaataataattcaaatgtTTGTCCTGGCATAGAAACCAGGGTTTAGGGACATTTACTTGGGTAATTAAAGGGtactttttgcattttttagGTATTGAGTATATTCGAGAGACTCAAACTGGGGACATTACATTAAAATGGTCAGCGTCTTAAACCTCTAGAGTCTAGTCCACAAAGTcccctctcttcttttttatgttaatcATATTTCCATTAGGCCCTCTTCTCAGTTATTGTTAAAATgtacctgtgtttttttttcttgtacatAACATAACAGTCAGGTACATTACCTTGTACATAACATAACAGAGTCAGGTACATAACCTTGTACATAACATAACCGAGTCAGGTACTTAACCTTGTACATAACATAACAGAGTCAGGTACATTACCTTGTACATAACATAACAGAGTCAGGTACTTAACCTTGTACATAACATAACAGAGTCAGGTACTTAACCTTGTGCAAAACcacattattgtttttattttttgtgtttctttttcttttactacTTGCTGTAATTTGATATTTACTTGAGACTTGAGAGTGATGTAACGTTAGATGACCTTTGCTACAGTCCAGCATATTTAGATAAtctgttgtttttatgtttgttctCGTAGGTGTTTTCTTAAGACTCTTTATTTAGTCCCTATTGTACTAAAGATCCTCATTTTATTTTGGCACTTGCTTTCCTCACTTCCTGTACCTCACTTCCTTTCCTCCCCTTTCTTCACCACTGATTGGCTCTTGTTTTCACCCTAATTACCAGATTCCTGACTCTAAAACTGAACCCTCCtccttaaaggtacaatatgtaacatttctgcattaaaatgtctaaaaacgataatacctatgttatatattttttggagttgtgttcttagactatcccaaatgtttccaccaaatttcAAACCCAgaaaaatctgttattttatttttttttgtaaaaaataattacagTAGGCTATAGGTACCCTACCCAGTAGGTAAAAAATAATTAGACTACAGTAGGTACCCATGACAAATAACTACAGTATAGGAAAAGGTACCCAGTAGGTAAAAAATAACTGTCTGTAATCTAAAGCGTTACCAAAAAAGTATTCAGACCGGCCACAAAAAGGAGAAACGCATAATTTCATTAAGTTTATCTGCATACAATTAGTGAGAAAAAACCCTCCAGAGTGGACAAACGTACACTGTCACCTGCTGTCTGTGGCCAATCAGGGAGCAACTCTGGAATTAGTGACCCAGGTGGGATCAATCCCCCCTGATTTAGAGCTAGATGGTAGCCGACACAATTGTacttcaaaaaaaatatttatcatTAATATTTAGATTATGCTCTCAAGAGGCATAATCCAAACTTTTTCTTACCCTTTTTCCTTATCTGGAAAATCAACGCCAGCATGCTGATCTTTTCTTCCCACTCACACTACCAACCATCCTCAAGCAGCAGCCTATAACACGAAGACACATTCAAAAACGTAAGTTAAGGCTGTTGTTggtgaacattttttttctctctgataTGACGGATTACTCGTTTCTTTGGTCATAGTGTGCAAAAGCAAGAGTCCATTCttcttgtcacatttttgtgaTGTAGGACAGTCTCATTTCTAGAGTAGTAAACATTTGTTGTGTCCCATCTGTCTGGTCGTCACTGTCAGTGTAGTAACCAGTGATTCTAACAAGTAGTGTCACATCTATTTGCATTCAACTGTTAATGACATTCAACTGGAAGAAAGAACTTCCGAAAGCTGACACTAGATGTCACCCAGAACACACTGGATATACTCTTTGCTGTACTGTAGCTTCAACATGCGGAAAGTTGCATATTTTCGTCTAAAATAGTTACCTGATGATTCTGTGTAACCGACACTCAATTATACTGTAGCCTACTGTCACTCGGCTGAAGGGGGGGTGTTAAATAACCTGTAGATGCTGAGAATCAAATGTGCCATGTAAATTATGGTTCAGGACCGTACTCATATATACGGATTTATAATATAGCGGCCCAATCAGAACTCACTGTTGTCTGATTAAGCATTGGTGTGTTGCCTCGGCAACAAATACAGCTGTGTGAAACAGTAATGTTGCATAATCATATCTCAGAAATATTTGAAATTTTAGTTTTCGGTTTCGCTGCGCGCGCGCTCCCTCCCACTTTCAGCACTTCTCTTTTCAACAGACGCGCGCTGCGCTTTTACGCACGAGACCAGTGACACTGTGGAGGAGAGCAGCGTGGCATGAAGACCGTCTACGTGTGAGCATTTAGCTGTCATCACTGCAAGAAGATGATCCTGCTGCCGGCTCTGTTGTTCATTCTCTGGGGAGAAGAGGCTCGGTGCCTGGAGGAGAATGGAGGCTTCACTTTTGATGGAGACCTCCGCCACTTCGCTGTGGCCACCAACACTGTTTACATCGCTACAGCGGAGacgctctaccagctgagccACGACCTGACTCTGGTCCAGAGTCTGACTCAGAGAGGAATCCTGAAGGACGGGTATCAGACGGACGATGCGCAGTTTTCCCGGGTTTCTGAGACGGATGAGCGGAACGCGACTTTCAGCGTCAACATATTATTGCCTTTTGTTGAGAATAAAACTCTGATCAGCTGCGGTGTGATCGAGTGCGGTTACTGCGAGGTGCTGGACCTGAAGAACATTTCAAAGATGCAGTATATGGAGCACATCGAGGTGGGATCCCCAAGGCGCAGCAGCGCATCCATCGGCTTCCTGGTGAATGTGGTGAATGTGGAGAAAACAGAGACTTACATTCTGACTGCCACACAGCAATACGAAGACAAATCCACAAAGAGCAGCTGCTCCACGGAATCAGAAGCGGTAGAACTTCGTAATACGAATCACAAGCAATATGGAACtatattttccaaaattagcGAGTTCTCTTCCGTTGCGATCAAACGTTATCCTACAGGTAGTGTGGAGTTTGTGGATGGATTTCAGATCAGTTTAACCATTTATCTTTTCTCTAACCTGCCCTCAAGTGACAAAAGCAACAGAGTCCGTCTCATTTGGCTCGAgggcaaaacaaacaaagcgCAGACTCTCAGGTCGCTGCGGGGAGCGACCCTCAGCATCTCTGATGGGGGGAAAGGCAGCAGACTCCTCGCCTCCTCCGTGATCCCGGGCGGGCCGCCGGTGCTCTGGAGCGGCGTGTTCAGTGTGGACGGAGAACACACCGACACAGAGCTGCTACTGTTTGACATCAGCCCTCTCACCGGAGTCACTGATGTAGATCCAGACTTCTGTAGTGTCTGCAGCACTGACAGGAAAAGACCGCCGGTTGGTcgttgtgttttaaatgaaatagACTGTTGAGTGATTGGATGTTGTTTCCAACTTTTACTGTAGTTTAATCTACATCTGCCTTCTGTATCAACAGAAAGTTAGTTCACTTCATTATTCTTTGGTTTTAAAAGTTCCAGCAGTGAGAAAATATGTCACTCTATGTGGGAACAATCCGATATGATTCAGTATTTCCATTTCTGTAACTATGATGAAGACATTATACCAGGCCTActcataataacaataataattataatttatacattacaatttattattgttattattgttattattattattattattattattatcggTTTCATATTCTAAGAGTGAAATGAATGAGCGAAGTTCTAAGAAGTTAGAAAAATAATGCAAGGAAGTCTGtctcaatttttattttaaaataatttgggaCTGTAATACTTTATCACAATATTGTGAAAGTTTTCTAAATCTTTAGCATTTccacaatgacaaaaaatgttttcaaagggCAAGCATTGTTGAGGAAGGACTTTTTGGGTTTTGCTGACTGAAGCTTGACCTATTTCACAATCAAAGCAAAACTGTATTCCGTAGGTTTTGTCTTTAGAAGGTGAGAGgccaaaataattaaaatgtcactGCACAGCTTCAGTCATTGGACATGATAGGCTACAACAATAATATTGACTGGGATGTGTACCCACATAAATTGTTTTTAGTTGACACTAATAAACTACTTCAAGTATCATCAATACTTCAAAGATCTACTCTTCAGAAATCCATAAATATCTGTTTGATTCAGATCTGATGatcaatgtgtttttgtctctcAGCCAGAGACTCTGAAGCCCAAGGCGGTGCTCTTCAGGCAGAAGTCCATGACCTCTGTGCTGGCAGTGAGACACAAGGCCTGGATGGTTTTCTTCATTGGGACAGGAGATGGCCAGCTCATTAAGGTGTGTATAAATAGTGATGCACATCGATTATTGAAATAATCAATACTTCAACGACACAGGTAATGGCATGAACCAATGGATTTCTATTTTGTTCTATTAACTAGTATCTATACATTAACCTttagtgctcatattatgctttttggctttttccctttcctttattgtgttatatatcttttttgtgcatgttataggtttaaaaagtgaaaaagcccaaagtccaccgaaagggacttaccatctccaacagaaaacactgttcacaaactgctccaaacagctctattgtagtccagcctttacttcagagacaaacgtggtcactttgtaacacacattataatgctgtCTAGCTGCTAGcttggcactccctcatactctgcttctgactggctagtagtccttacctagctactgcgcatgtgcgactcccaacaaagatggaacagaagtgcgatgcctcactctgtagctaaaacagggagctcaacacacatggtgaaaagaggagctgcagcaatgtgcagtacaacaaaaatatggtattttctgaaaattaaaccacataaacctattctggtacaacctctaaatacaattatgaacctgaaaatgagcataatatgagcactttaaagtcacGAAAACCTATTGTATATATTTCCTGAACAAACGTGTTTATTAAATGATAGAAGGAAGATGCTGTATAGGAAGGAATATGCTCCGAAATGCTTCCATTACAACTTAAATTGGAACCATAATGTGATTTTATTGATGTGCGTAAGTGCAGAAGGCGTAGAAAATAATGTCCAATTTCTTGCAATAGTTTTGGTTAATACGACCAGCTTCCTGtcatcctctttcttttttctccatcttcttGATATGACAGTAAATATTCTGCATTCTACATGCTCACTCACACGATTATAGTATTGAACAGAAGTCTGAGAACACTCCACAGTGACCCTCCGCCAGACACAATAGGCTCTTTCATGCTGAGTTTACTTTCACAAGTGTTCATAAAACCCCTAAGTGTATTTCTCCCAGCTATGCAGCTGAGGCCTACCAGTGAAGAATGGCTTTGCTATTGACTCGCTGGCAAATGTAACGCATAAGGGAAGACAGCTGATAGCTGGAGAAAAAATGATGCAGAAAGTGCAGACCACTTGCCTTTTGTCGTTAAAGATGATATTGTGATGCTGTGTGAGTAAATAATAGATAATTAACTGGAACATACGTATAAACCTATGCAACCTATTGGTGGTGAGAATTTGCCTGGGTGGGGTCAAGTATCAGACATACCAAATAGCATTATTTGTTTATGCAATAAAATGCTCATTTCTCTTTATATAAGCATCTTGCCTAATAATTGAAGTCTCACTGTTTACAGTAGGGGACCTAAATTAGTTTAATTTTGTTAAATTATACACAAGTATACTACTTCAACAAGAAACAAAAATTAACATAATGCCATGGTCATCATCACGCTCTGTATATTACTCTCTAACATCTGCCCATTTTCATCATGAAATCAAATCTGATGTGACAAATCATGTGGTGGGATTCCCTGTCAGGGTAGTGTTGGTGTGTACAGGGTTGGATGGAGCAGGTCAAACCACTATAACCAAACTTATTGGCAGAAAGCCACCTATTGACCCCAATAACAACATACCCACTCTCAGCCTCAACCCTTTCCCTCTTAACGTCTAGTGTAAGATTCATTTCCTGTCACAGTTTACCAGAAGCAGGGcccacatgcagccactttgaGAGGGTAAGAACCGTTAAAGGCAGTTTCACTTTAAATATCCATCAGTCAACAACTGTCAACAGTTGGGCAGTAAGAACAGGCAAACAGATCCATGGGTAGTCTGAGGCCGGAGGGTAGGCACCGAGGCAAGGTGCAAGTCAAACTCACAGATAACTGGCAACAAGCATCTACAGCAGCATGGCAATGTAGGCACTTGGGAAACTAAAAACTAGCTGCTCTCCATATACAATGAGACTGACTGAGGAAATTAGGTCCAGCTGTGTAGACAGGTGAATGGTCAGGTGATCTCCAGAGGAGGTAAACTCACGAAAAGGGGGATGTGAAGCATGACGGAACCTGAAAAACTCCAGGACGTACACTGAGTGAGGCTGAAGAGGGAGACACCATGACATTTCTGCTTAAACATTTAGTTTAGTCAAGTGGCTTGACATGTATAAGATGCCTGAACCACAGACTCATCAGGAAATGCAACTCTTCCTCTACTCAGACCACACAGCCATTGATTGCAGCAGCAAATCCTTTTcttaatattttgtttgtacAGGTCTAATATACTAGTCTGTGACATGTGATACCCTTGGTTGAATTCAATTTAGTTAGTTCCCCAATTCATGAAATATCAACGTAGTGTCACACCCACATGCAGACAAACATGTACAATTGGCAAAGAACAGAGAAGGTCagattacagcacacacagagggattgtgactttattctctgctcaggacaccattactccactatatctttacatagcaaatagttgtttgctgctatactaatgttctgaatgtcatGTAAAAATCCTTTTTAAGGCAAAAATGGTTTGGGATTTGGCTAAATCTTAATAGAAAGAGCCAAAGAATCAATTTTGCTGGCTAAATAACACTGTGAAAACAAGAGGTAAGGCAAAACCAACTGAGCCGCTATTATAAAGCCTACCGTAAATATTCTATTATCCAGGTTACCTGGTCAGGCAAGCCAACCTTCCAAATTCAAATTAGCCATACTAGCATACAGTTGGTTAGCCTGCTGACCTTTTAACATGAATTGATTAAAAAACTATTTGTTCCCACTACCATTTTATGACCAGAGGAGTTCCCTCTCTCCAGCTTAGTTTGTTGGCTAACTTCCACGCAATACAAGTTTTTAATCCACCCATTAAACCATAACCTTTGATCTTTACCAGCACAGCAGCTTAGTCTACCAGAAACATAACTAAGctacattgttgttgttgttgtcagctTGCTGTGGACAAGAACTATCACACCACCTGTCCCAGGGTGCTCTACAGGGCCACTGATGACCGCcaagtgtttcccaaaatgctTCTGGATCAAGTGGATCTTAAACATGTGTACCTGCCACTTAGAAACCAGGTAGGTGCATTGTACATGTAtccagtcttgtataaagtacttagtagttagaagttaaagtcaccttttagaatattacttaagtaaaagtcttaaagtctGATCTTTGCTGTACTTTAGTATCAAAggtaattttctgatattaaatacttaattagtagaagttaaagtaaaaactttgattatgaactttattgtggcttccttATAGTAAAGTATAATATTCAGGGTTTCCACACCTCcttaaacatcaaattcaaagtctgacatcaacaaagagaaaaacagaaacagaatatTCATTGTTTGTGAGGAAGAATCTTTCACTCCAATGTACGATTTTGCtgaggggaaatgtagtggagtaaaagtttccagaaatataaataacaaagtaaagaTACGTGAAAATTCTACGTAAGTACAGGAACtaaatatttgtactttgttacattacaacagtGCATGTATCACGTGTGAGGCCGTGATGAATGCTGGGAGCTTATGAATACTTTAAATGGTTCAGATCATTTTATTATCACAATGTCTTATGTACAAATGCTATATTTTAAAGTTGTTGCTATGTTTTGTTCTAGATGAAGCGTGTGCCTGTGTCAAACTGCAGCACATACACAAATGTGCAGGACTGTTGGTCTGCACAGGATCCGTACTGCGTCTGGTGCGGCACTAAAAAAAGGTCAGGAACAACATCTGCAGGTGACCCCTTCAAAGAATTATGAACTTGGTTAAAACATAATGTTCTCCTCCTAGTTGCACATTTGAAGATGACTGCCAAGATTCAGACTGGTTATCCATTCCTGACGATTCTCAACAGAAAATGGTTTCCTACAAAGTTGTAAAGGACGACACAGGCCAGGTGAAGATTACGTACAGGCTTTTAAGTTTATTCAGTTGtgattgttagtttttttttttttgcaaacactTCTTCACACAATTCTTCCTTTCTCAGATCACACTTAACATCCAGACACATCTGAGTGTGGGCCAGAAGGCGCTGTCTAACTTTGCCTGTCAATTCTCTGCAAGTTCCATTAAGCTTTGCAGAGACGGCCTTCCTCAACAgttcccacaatgcacctgcATCCTTTCTAATAGCACACTTCCTGCTGGAGGTCAGTGACATGTGATAAATACAATAATCCAGTGAATTTAAAACCTGAAGATCAATGACTTTCACTGTCACAAGAATCCTCAAATGAAGTCGAgaaatctgtgttgtttaatgtaTATTGGTCCAAGACATCACATATTCACTTCTTTTTTCCCTTAACAGGCCTGCATGTCACAGTTAAGATTAGAGTTGGGACGACACAATTGTCTAAAGCACTGAAGCTGTCCAACTGCTCAGACATCAGGGGACCACCAACTTCTGTCCTGTAAGTCCACTACCAttataaagaaatctaagtaGACAGATTATGTCTAACATAAATGATCAAAGATAGAGCTGAGAAACAAAAGACTTATTAATTATCAGGACCCAGTTACACAGAAAAAATAATGTAACCTTGTCTTGTTCTGGAATCTGGTTGTTCTTTATTTGTGTCATGCCAAGGTTTATCTATTGAGAATCAGTGTGAAGAAGTACAAATAAACCTTTTAGCTGTAAACTCAACCTCAGGCATTCAACTGAGATAAGACACATGCATACAACTGAAagctgaacacacaaacacatattaatCCACACATGGCAGTAATCAAAAACTTTGTATATAAAGCAGAGATTTTAAACAGGGGGTccgtgacccctagggggtcctcagagtaagTGCAGGGGGGCCGCCCAATTATgtctaaaatgtttttcaaagtttattttttcaaaagttcaaatatgtctgaaaatatacaataatatgaaTTCAACCTATTATTAGGAAAGATAATTTggcctttttgaaaaaaaaaaaaaaaacatttaatttgtacattgaagataagcttaTTATAGGTAAAGTAGCCATATGGTAGCCATAGAGGTacgcttaaggattcactgtgccttccacatgtatgtttaacattaaaacatgatatatACTTTATGTACAGTAGTAGGGGgttccttctctgtctctctttcagctaaggggtcctcggcctaaaaaacattgaagtcCCCTGATATAAAggttacaaaaagaaaacaaaaagatgtAAGAATGTAATAGAATAATCACTAAAGAAGCAGTTAATTACGGATACAACAGCCTCaagtttttcaaaaattgataGAAAAAGACCCCATGTGTGGCCGGGagggttcagtgggtagagtaggcgcacatatacttaaGCATCGTGAAGCAGAGCCATTTCAgtgcccatgttatccaatctgtctgTTGACACCAGCTGTGATCAGGAGTGGAACGCTCGCACCAGCCCGTGTGCTGCAGCGGGAGTTGCGTCATCTCAGTTAGGTAATCTAACACAGGAATGCCACAGTGTAGCCAgattctttacaaaataaaacacatttcaagatTAAACACCCAGGTTTATAGTTATTTAGGCTTTCTTGACTTCTCAGCTGTGTCTAGACAGGCGGTCgggcacacagagagacacacagacaaagagagacacacacacacacacacacacacacacacacacacacacacacacacacacacacacacacacacacacacacacaggtgagacTGGCCTGGCTGGAGGTGGTGGGGGTTGTTGGGTGACtaccaaacacacagagagagagagaaagttgtTGTGGAGAGGAGCAGGATTGCTTTGTTGAATGTAGTTGTCAGTGGTTGTGTTTCTTCACCACAAACAGTTTGAACCCCTCCCCTCAGGCAGGAGGTTGCCATCTCAAATCATCCGGACCAAACCTCAACCCATAGTTTCTTCCCCTCTGCAGTCAGCCTTATTAACAAGGCCCCGGACCCTTACTGACATTGACTCTtaaccccccacccctagtCCCCACACTTTGCCTTAATACGTCCTGGACTATACACCTGCCGATTGCCGATACTATAATTTTTTGCAaattcagcctcttttttttttttttttcttatgttaaacagctattttgtatatatttgtttctgtatttattgtttattttatattaatgtttattatgttttatgtatgcaccaaccactAAGGtaaattccttgtaagtgttacttggcaaaaaaaccttttctgattctgatgaggTAGCATATACAGTATTCCTATCTTGTGGTCTTTGTGTTAAGTCATTATGATTTATATTTGAGTGTTAACAGTAATAATAGGTTCTAACATTTGTTTTCTTGCAGGTGTCGGCAGTGTATCGGTGCCGGATGTAGCTGGAGCGAAAAAGGCTGTTCCTGGGCAAATGAAGGAGTGGGGaatgtaattatatttttaattaattatgatTCCAATCTGATATTAGTACAAAGGGGAAACAAACTACTAGCTTCCATCAAAAGTTAGTTATTGTCtcgttagctaatgttagcaagctAGTCACCAACTAACTCACCACATTGCTGTCTGCTCAAAGTTGTTCAGAGTTTAGACACTTTGCAAAGATGTCACCTTCACTACGAGGACAGGGGGAGACACATCTATTGCTGATCAGTAATTAGTTAAGCTAACTGCTTGTTAAACCAAAATGTCACATTTGCTATTTCTGAACGTCCAACACATACGACTTATAGTATTGTATTATAGTTGTTGGAATATACCCAAAGCAAGCTGATTTCTTACTTAttattttcagcttttttttagctaagctaacgttagctgaaaCAGGTCCTGAATCAACTCTTAATAGAACCTTCAAAGTGAATGTCATGCTTCATTTCTTCTCCTAACTTCCTCTTGCAGGACAGTGTTTGCCGAAAAGATGGAGTCAGGGATGAAGTTTTCTGTGAGTCTAATCCTTAATTCTCAAACACATTTTCCCTCTGATTCTCATCTTAGTCACATTCAGTAGAGATTAAAACATCATTCAAGATAATGCATTCAAACTggatatctttgtgtgtgttttactgtcAGAATCCCGAGATCTCCTCCATCACTCCCAGTGTGGTGTCTTTCTACGGCAGAAACCATGCAGTGTTGTCGGGTTCTAACCTCAGTGATGTGATCAGAGTG
This window encodes:
- the LOC114550519 gene encoding plexin-C1-like; amino-acid sequence: MILLPALLFILWGEEARCLEENGGFTFDGDLRHFAVATNTVYIATAETLYQLSHDLTLVQSLTQRGILKDGYQTDDAQFSRVSETDERNATFSVNILLPFVENKTLISCGVIECGYCEVLDLKNISKMQYMEHIEVGSPRRSSASIGFLVNVVNVEKTETYILTATQQYEDKSTKSSCSTESEAVELRNTNHKQYGTIFSKISEFSSVAIKRYPTGSVEFVDGFQISLTIYLFSNLPSSDKSNRVRLIWLEGKTNKAQTLRSLRGATLSISDGGKGSRLLASSVIPGGPPVLWSGVFSVDGEHTDTELLLFDISPLTGVTDVDPDFCSVCSTDRKRPPPETLKPKAVLFRQKSMTSVLAVRHKAWMVFFIGTGDGQLIKLAVDKNYHTTCPRVLYRATDDRQVFPKMLLDQVDLKHVYLPLRNQMKRVPVSNCSTYTNVQDCWSAQDPYCVWCGTKKSCTFEDDCQDSDWLSIPDDSQQKMVSYKVVKDDTGQITLNIQTHLSVGQKALSNFACQFSASSIKLCRDGLPQQFPQCTCILSNSTLPAGGLHVTVKIRVGTTQLSKALKLSNCSDIRGPPTSVLCRQCIGAGCSWSEKGCSWANEGVGNDSVCRKDGNPEISSITPSVVSFYGRNHAVLSGSNLSDVIRVRIQADMDCNPQDPLILNLWYQHHWWYVSSL